A region of Plantactinospora sp. BC1 DNA encodes the following proteins:
- a CDS encoding DUF4331 family protein — translation MSHHLDSPLALQDTRLDLTDQFVFPGENGTVLVMNMNSSAAGKDAKQGFHPEARYEFKVHLDGAPVENLTYRISFDEADQSGDQAVRLHILTGAEAPDDSATGELVAQGRTHTMISGPDGLRLWAGRAMDPFYIDLTLLAAIDSAVKDGARLDLTGWRSDAAKNSFADATIQSIVLEIPDDDPRLGTGRDICTWITSKLATDAGGWRQVNRFGHPMVWPILRQPVDTEWASSANLGHPETDASADGDRIAQLIAGVVAANGTSLDPSGYGEQVARRLLPDLLPYRTGTPANYGFNGFNGRTLACNAPETMFSLILNRATTAGLTAQQNAGARSDQFPYVVAAR, via the coding sequence GTGTCGCATCATCTCGACTCCCCGCTCGCCCTCCAGGACACCCGGCTCGACCTGACCGACCAGTTCGTCTTTCCGGGCGAGAACGGCACGGTCCTGGTCATGAACATGAACAGTTCGGCGGCCGGCAAGGACGCCAAGCAGGGCTTCCACCCCGAGGCCCGGTACGAGTTCAAGGTCCACCTCGACGGCGCGCCGGTGGAGAACCTCACCTACCGGATCAGCTTCGACGAGGCCGACCAGAGCGGCGATCAGGCGGTCCGGCTGCACATCCTCACCGGTGCGGAGGCGCCGGACGACTCGGCGACCGGCGAGTTGGTGGCGCAGGGGCGTACCCACACCATGATCTCCGGCCCGGACGGGCTGCGGCTCTGGGCGGGCCGGGCGATGGACCCGTTCTATATCGACCTGACGCTGCTCGCCGCGATCGACTCGGCGGTGAAGGACGGCGCCCGGCTGGACCTGACGGGCTGGCGCTCGGACGCCGCCAAGAACAGCTTCGCCGACGCCACCATCCAGTCGATCGTGCTGGAGATCCCCGACGACGATCCGCGGCTCGGCACCGGCCGCGACATCTGCACCTGGATCACCAGCAAGCTCGCCACCGACGCGGGCGGCTGGCGCCAGGTGAACCGCTTCGGCCATCCGATGGTCTGGCCGATCCTGCGCCAACCGGTCGACACCGAGTGGGCCAGCAGCGCCAACCTGGGCCACCCGGAGACCGACGCCAGCGCCGACGGTGACCGGATCGCCCAACTGATCGCCGGGGTGGTGGCCGCCAACGGCACCTCGCTCGACCCGTCCGGGTACGGCGAGCAGGTGGCCCGGCGGCTGCTGCCGGACCTGCTGCCGTACCGGACAGGTACTCCGGCGAACTACGGCTTCAACGGCTTCAACGGCCGTACCCTGGCCTGCAACGCGCCGGAGACGATGTTCTCGCTGATCCTGAACCGGGCGACCACCGCCGGACTGACCGCGCAGCAGAACGCGGGCGCCCGCAGCGACCAGTTCCCGTACGTGGTCGCGGCACGCTGA
- a CDS encoding AMP-binding protein: MGSANLVERLVGRALASGRGERLAYLTGAGERLGYAELYRAVRCYAARLAEAGVGPGTRGLVVADDDLPTAVAILALWWRGAVAVPVSPMLTGAELGFIAGDCRAGFLHADEAGAARADEAGLTGLPRGGAHWLAPGGPPSPPPVSHPPAEVLLIQYTSGSTGKPKGVLHTGAGVAGVLDGFGRILDLHPDDLVLSTAKLSFGYGFGNSLLFPLAAGAGVLLNQGPPDVYRLAATIARHRPTVLCAVPRIYAALLDRAGQGDPTDPTGIPDLGSLRLAVSAGEHLPASLCADFTGTFGVPLVNGLGATEVLHIVLATRGSQPGSTGRPVPGTTVTVRDDAGRVVPDGTEGRLHVAGPSVAAGYLDRPESAARTFADGGAYTGDIVRQDPDGELRYLCRHDDLINIGGYKVSPLDVEAAVRDLDGLAQCAVVGARDGSGLEQAVAYLVPAPGVDPGALRRAARAAFRAGLPPHKRPAVVEVVEALPTTSTGKLARFQLRARAGEPVTVRMRVLRDGPGRTLVCIPYAGGSSGAFTRLARHLPGSWRVVAGEATYSDGATIADAARAWWRASTPYLSDQAVLFGHSLGAVLAAAVAEAAGDGLGATPVVLSAPPVLPGTQRPALVSDDDETLLAGLRDTGLLPTSGLTPEEVTRLLLPRFRRDIALAPEGFQGVGSRSVHVLLGTDDGLCTRDAVTARIPVDRIASLHMVPGDHYFVATNPARTAEVLAGMFRD, from the coding sequence ATGGGGAGCGCCAACCTCGTCGAGCGGCTGGTGGGGCGAGCGCTCGCGTCCGGTCGGGGCGAGCGGCTCGCCTACCTGACCGGTGCCGGCGAGCGGCTCGGCTACGCGGAGCTGTACCGCGCGGTGCGGTGCTACGCGGCACGGCTGGCCGAGGCCGGCGTCGGCCCCGGCACCCGGGGCCTGGTGGTGGCCGACGACGACCTGCCGACCGCGGTGGCGATCCTGGCACTGTGGTGGCGGGGCGCCGTGGCGGTGCCGGTGAGCCCGATGCTGACCGGGGCGGAACTCGGCTTCATCGCCGGGGACTGCCGGGCCGGCTTCCTGCACGCCGACGAGGCGGGCGCCGCCCGGGCCGATGAGGCCGGCCTGACCGGACTGCCCCGGGGAGGTGCACACTGGCTGGCGCCCGGCGGGCCGCCCTCACCGCCGCCGGTCAGCCATCCGCCCGCCGAGGTGCTGCTGATCCAGTACACCTCGGGCAGCACCGGCAAGCCGAAGGGGGTACTGCACACCGGGGCCGGCGTGGCCGGGGTGCTGGACGGCTTCGGCCGGATCCTCGACCTGCACCCCGACGACCTGGTGCTCTCCACCGCCAAGCTCTCCTTCGGGTACGGCTTCGGCAACTCGCTGCTCTTCCCGCTCGCCGCCGGAGCCGGGGTACTGCTCAACCAGGGGCCACCCGACGTCTACCGGCTGGCCGCGACGATCGCCCGGCACCGCCCGACCGTGCTCTGTGCGGTACCCCGGATCTACGCCGCGCTGCTCGACCGGGCCGGCCAGGGCGACCCGACGGACCCGACCGGCATCCCCGACCTCGGTTCGCTGCGGCTGGCCGTCTCGGCCGGGGAGCACCTCCCGGCGTCGCTCTGCGCCGACTTCACCGGCACCTTCGGCGTGCCGCTGGTCAACGGGCTGGGCGCGACCGAGGTGCTGCACATCGTGCTGGCGACCCGGGGCAGCCAGCCCGGCTCAACCGGCCGGCCGGTACCGGGCACCACGGTGACCGTCCGGGACGACGCCGGCCGGGTCGTGCCGGACGGGACGGAGGGCCGGCTGCACGTGGCCGGCCCGTCGGTGGCCGCCGGCTACCTGGACCGGCCCGAGTCGGCGGCGCGGACCTTCGCCGACGGCGGCGCCTACACCGGCGACATCGTCCGGCAGGACCCGGACGGGGAGCTGCGATACCTCTGCCGGCACGACGACCTGATCAACATCGGCGGTTACAAGGTCTCGCCGCTCGACGTCGAGGCGGCGGTCCGGGACCTCGACGGGCTGGCCCAGTGCGCGGTGGTCGGCGCCCGGGACGGGTCCGGACTGGAGCAGGCGGTCGCCTATCTGGTGCCGGCTCCCGGCGTCGACCCGGGCGCGCTGCGCCGGGCGGCCCGGGCCGCGTTCCGGGCCGGGCTGCCGCCGCACAAGCGACCCGCCGTCGTCGAGGTGGTCGAGGCGCTGCCGACCACCTCGACCGGCAAGCTCGCCCGGTTCCAGTTGCGCGCCCGGGCCGGCGAGCCGGTGACGGTCCGGATGCGGGTACTGCGGGACGGGCCCGGCCGGACCCTGGTCTGCATCCCGTACGCGGGTGGCTCCTCCGGAGCGTTCACCCGGCTGGCCCGGCACCTGCCCGGCTCCTGGCGGGTGGTGGCCGGCGAGGCGACCTACTCCGACGGTGCCACCATCGCCGACGCCGCCCGCGCCTGGTGGCGGGCGAGTACGCCGTACCTGTCGGACCAGGCGGTGCTGTTCGGGCACAGCCTCGGCGCGGTGCTGGCCGCCGCGGTGGCCGAGGCCGCCGGGGACGGGTTGGGCGCGACCCCGGTGGTCCTCTCCGCCCCGCCGGTCCTGCCCGGCACGCAGCGACCGGCGCTGGTCTCCGACGACGACGAGACCCTGCTCGCCGGGCTGCGCGACACCGGTCTGCTGCCGACCAGCGGGCTCACCCCGGAGGAGGTGACCCGACTGCTGCTGCCCCGGTTCCGCCGGGACATCGCGCTGGCCCCGGAGGGCTTCCAGGGGGTGGGATCCCGGTCGGTGCACGTGCTGCTCGGCACCGACGACGGGCTCTGCACCCGGGACGCGGTCACCGCCCGGATCCCCGTCGACCGGATCGCCAGCCTGCACATGGTGCCCGGGGACCACTACTTCGTCGCCACCAACCCGGCCCGGACCGCCGAGGTGCTCGCCGGGATGTTCCGGGACTGA
- a CDS encoding beta-ketoacyl synthase N-terminal-like domain-containing protein has protein sequence MPPVDDCLAVRGLGLRLPGVADAAQLARLVDGAAVAPAPVRRFTAPETDLAPLDWRTHAPVPPRLPAAVAGRGLRAVPPESLLALAVAAEAGTAASDDPPDPWQVTSLVDPVEAGPAAVLWASSTAGLAEYARVCVEAATLDPGLTSPILGPASAFNGPAATVSIRLGLDGPNETTTGGSTAGLTALVEAARLLADGEAARALVGGSATVSRWSLAGLADGFVAAEGAACLAVSPCPDDEPGIRLGRFRRTTLDRSDLAAGCRALVRAARPAGSGRTAGPPAGAPPTRRAPEHDAPVGGAPAGPVGTIVSTVDTELVEALGQEAHRPVWHLERALGDFGAAGGLLAAACAVAYCASAPAPTSLLAVAIEPSGNAAILEVSSWGAPTSSSGWWGERSRPVGASGSPT, from the coding sequence GTGCCGCCGGTTGACGACTGTCTGGCCGTACGCGGCCTGGGGCTGCGGCTGCCCGGCGTGGCCGACGCGGCGCAACTGGCCCGACTGGTCGACGGGGCAGCCGTAGCGCCGGCACCGGTACGCCGCTTCACCGCCCCGGAGACCGACCTCGCCCCGCTCGATTGGCGTACCCACGCCCCGGTCCCGCCCCGACTCCCGGCCGCCGTCGCCGGGCGGGGACTGCGGGCCGTACCGCCCGAGTCCCTGCTCGCGCTCGCCGTGGCCGCCGAGGCCGGTACCGCCGCGTCCGACGATCCACCCGACCCGTGGCAGGTCACCTCGCTGGTCGACCCCGTCGAGGCCGGCCCGGCCGCCGTACTCTGGGCCAGCTCGACCGCCGGGCTGGCCGAGTACGCCCGGGTCTGCGTCGAGGCCGCCACCCTGGATCCGGGGCTGACCAGCCCGATCCTCGGCCCCGCCTCGGCGTTCAACGGACCGGCCGCGACCGTCTCCATCCGACTCGGCCTCGACGGCCCGAACGAGACGACCACCGGCGGCAGCACGGCCGGGCTCACCGCACTCGTCGAGGCGGCCCGGCTGCTCGCCGACGGCGAGGCGGCCCGGGCCCTGGTCGGCGGCTCGGCGACGGTGAGCCGGTGGAGCCTCGCCGGCCTCGCCGACGGTTTCGTCGCGGCCGAGGGCGCCGCCTGCCTGGCCGTGTCGCCGTGCCCGGACGACGAGCCGGGCATCCGGCTGGGACGGTTCCGCCGGACCACCCTCGACCGCAGCGACCTGGCGGCAGGATGCCGCGCCCTGGTCCGCGCCGCCCGCCCCGCGGGATCGGGCAGGACGGCCGGACCGCCCGCCGGTGCACCGCCGACCCGCCGCGCGCCCGAGCACGACGCGCCGGTCGGCGGTGCACCGGCCGGGCCGGTCGGCACCATCGTCTCCACCGTCGACACCGAGCTGGTCGAGGCGCTCGGGCAGGAGGCGCACCGCCCGGTCTGGCACCTGGAACGGGCACTCGGCGACTTCGGGGCGGCCGGCGGCCTGCTGGCGGCGGCCTGCGCCGTCGCGTACTGCGCCAGTGCACCGGCACCGACGAGCCTGCTCGCGGTGGCGATCGAACCGTCCGGCAACGCAGCCATCCTGGAGGTCTCATCATGGGGAGCGCCAACCTCGTCGAGCGGCTGGTGGGGCGAGCGCTCGCGTCCGGTCGGGGCGAGCGGCTCGCCTACCTGA
- a CDS encoding beta-ketoacyl synthase N-terminal-like domain-containing protein — MDRDRSRAGRPAVVISGVGAVSAAGLGADALWTAVTGRRVLTGPVSRFDMSRYPARCAAEVPPGAVADLDAMVPGHDSLAARFLALAALEALRHAGVPERDRTHRLGVFAGTVMATRPILDRGIGTGRLDVSGRTWARPDTLLDTLRETVAVSGPTVLFAPGCAAGNSAIAAGARAVAAGEVDVAVCGGVSELSLEILAMFTSLRALAVDTVRPFDVNRRGTIPGEGAGVLVLERAHRVAARGGRPLARLLACAAAADAHNPTQPHPDGNGLVSTIHGCLDRARLTSDDVDWVCAHGTGTQASDGIEARAVAKALAGRRRPVVSSIKGQFGHAEGAAAALEAIVAVQALAADLVPGNVTLIEPDPACGGIDLVEPAGRRAPVGVVLSQAFGFGGGVSTVLLGKDDRAAG; from the coding sequence TTGGACCGTGACCGGAGCCGGGCCGGCCGCCCGGCGGTGGTGATCTCCGGAGTCGGCGCGGTCTCCGCCGCCGGCCTCGGCGCCGACGCGCTCTGGACGGCGGTGACCGGGCGCCGGGTGCTGACCGGCCCGGTGAGCAGGTTCGACATGTCCCGCTACCCGGCCCGGTGCGCCGCCGAGGTGCCGCCCGGCGCGGTCGCCGACCTCGACGCGATGGTGCCCGGGCACGACTCCCTGGCCGCCCGGTTCCTCGCGCTGGCCGCGCTGGAGGCGCTCCGGCACGCCGGAGTTCCGGAACGGGACCGGACACACCGGCTCGGCGTCTTCGCCGGCACCGTGATGGCCACCCGGCCCATCCTGGACCGGGGGATCGGGACCGGCCGGCTCGACGTGTCCGGCCGGACCTGGGCCCGGCCGGACACCCTGCTGGACACCCTCCGCGAGACGGTCGCGGTCAGCGGCCCGACGGTGCTCTTCGCGCCCGGCTGCGCGGCCGGGAACAGCGCCATCGCGGCCGGCGCCCGGGCGGTCGCGGCCGGCGAGGTCGACGTCGCGGTCTGCGGCGGCGTCTCCGAACTCTCCCTGGAGATCCTCGCCATGTTCACCTCGCTGCGCGCCCTCGCCGTCGACACCGTGCGGCCGTTCGACGTCAACCGGCGCGGCACCATCCCGGGCGAGGGCGCCGGAGTCCTGGTCCTGGAACGGGCCCACCGGGTCGCGGCCCGGGGCGGGCGCCCGCTGGCCCGGCTGCTCGCCTGCGCCGCCGCGGCCGACGCGCACAACCCCACCCAGCCGCACCCGGACGGCAACGGCCTGGTCTCGACCATCCACGGCTGCCTCGACCGGGCCCGGCTGACCAGCGACGACGTGGACTGGGTCTGCGCGCACGGCACCGGCACCCAGGCCAGTGACGGCATCGAGGCCCGGGCGGTCGCCAAGGCGCTCGCCGGCCGGCGCCGCCCGGTGGTCTCCTCGATCAAGGGACAGTTCGGGCACGCCGAGGGAGCCGCCGCCGCGCTGGAGGCGATCGTCGCGGTGCAGGCGCTCGCCGCCGACCTGGTGCCGGGCAACGTCACGCTGATCGAACCCGACCCGGCCTGCGGCGGCATCGACCTGGTCGAGCCGGCCGGCCGGCGGGCCCCGGTCGGGGTCGTGCTGAGCCAGGCGTTCGGCTTCGGCGGCGGCGTCTCGACGGTACTGCTCGGAAAGGACGACCGTGCCGCCGGTTGA
- a CDS encoding acyl carrier protein: MAERDRVSAAVLRDLAAEIFEVNPDEITEGAAFYEDLGIDSVQKVEFVVRIERQLGVRLTDEEAAGLQDFGDTLAVLRDRGISVGP, from the coding sequence TTGGCAGAGCGAGACAGGGTGTCGGCCGCCGTCCTCCGGGACCTGGCGGCGGAGATCTTCGAGGTCAACCCGGACGAGATCACCGAGGGGGCGGCCTTCTACGAGGACCTCGGGATCGACTCGGTGCAGAAGGTCGAATTCGTCGTCCGGATCGAACGGCAGCTCGGGGTACGGCTGACCGACGAGGAGGCGGCCGGACTCCAGGACTTCGGCGACACCCTCGCCGTACTCCGGGATCGGGGCATCTCCGTTGGACCGTGA
- a CDS encoding L-dopachrome tautomerase-related protein: MSDELTSDEPFGRLETVHTFPGAMPTGVTVSRQGRIFVNFPLWGDQVDATVAELRDGTCVPYPDRDWNQPSGDDDAGSFVSVQSVVVDPTDRLWVLDTGSPKFRPTRPGGPKLVCVDLDTNLVTQTIVFPADVALPTSYLNDVRFDLRRRSAGVAFITDSSNSGPNGIVVVDLASGTAWRRLHDHPSTKAEPLATFRPLVEGRPFLMCPPDGPPSPVSMGADGIAISADGSRLYYCPLASRRLYSVSVDALVDRSLDEAEVAATVRDEGDKGSGSDGLESDDAGRIYLTAYEQNAVLRRHPDGRYETLVRDPRLLWPDTMSVAVDGHLYVTANQLHRQPDYTGGVDRRRRPYVLFRINIDAGPVALLPTPV, from the coding sequence ATGAGCGACGAACTGACCAGCGACGAGCCGTTCGGCCGGCTGGAGACCGTGCACACCTTCCCCGGCGCCATGCCGACCGGGGTGACCGTCTCACGGCAGGGGCGGATCTTCGTCAACTTCCCACTCTGGGGAGACCAGGTCGACGCCACCGTCGCCGAACTGCGCGACGGGACCTGCGTGCCCTACCCGGACCGGGACTGGAACCAGCCGTCCGGCGACGACGACGCCGGCTCCTTCGTCTCGGTGCAGAGCGTCGTCGTCGACCCGACCGACCGGCTCTGGGTGCTCGACACCGGCAGCCCGAAGTTCCGGCCGACCCGCCCCGGCGGCCCGAAACTGGTCTGCGTCGACCTCGACACCAACCTGGTCACCCAGACCATCGTCTTCCCCGCCGACGTCGCGCTGCCCACCTCCTATCTGAACGACGTCCGGTTCGACCTGCGCCGCCGCTCGGCCGGGGTCGCGTTCATCACCGACTCGTCGAACTCCGGCCCGAACGGCATCGTCGTGGTGGACCTGGCCAGCGGTACGGCCTGGCGACGGCTGCACGACCACCCCTCCACCAAGGCCGAACCGCTGGCGACGTTCCGGCCGCTGGTCGAGGGACGTCCCTTCCTGATGTGCCCGCCCGACGGGCCGCCGAGCCCGGTCTCGATGGGCGCCGACGGGATCGCGATCTCGGCCGACGGCAGCCGCCTCTACTACTGCCCGCTCGCCTCCCGCCGGCTCTACAGCGTCTCGGTGGACGCGCTGGTCGACCGGTCGCTGGACGAGGCCGAGGTGGCGGCGACGGTCCGCGACGAGGGCGACAAGGGCTCCGGCTCCGACGGACTGGAGAGCGACGACGCCGGCCGGATCTACCTCACGGCGTACGAGCAGAACGCCGTACTGCGCCGGCACCCGGACGGCCGGTACGAGACCCTGGTACGTGATCCGCGCCTGCTCTGGCCGGACACCATGTCCGTCGCCGTCGACGGGCACCTCTACGTCACCGCCAACCAGCTGCACCGACAGCCCGACTACACCGGCGGGGTGGACCGGCGACGCCGCCCGTACGTGCTGTTCCGGATCAATATCGACGCCGGCCCGGTGGCGCTGCTGCCCACTCCGGTGTGA
- a CDS encoding M23 family metallopeptidase, with product MPLPRTALPRSEYDDPHHDYPAIDLPVPTGTAAYAVRAGTVVRINDTSCGQGINLTGTDGAIYTYCHFSAWSVASGATVTAGQRIGSTGNTGNSTGPHLHFGIRTGSTRRCPQNFLLALYDGVTPPAASSLPTSGCSY from the coding sequence ATGCCGCTGCCCCGCACCGCACTGCCGCGCAGCGAGTACGACGACCCGCACCACGACTATCCGGCGATCGACCTGCCCGTGCCGACCGGCACCGCCGCGTACGCCGTCCGGGCCGGCACCGTGGTCCGGATCAACGACACCAGTTGCGGCCAGGGCATCAACCTGACCGGCACCGACGGGGCGATCTACACGTACTGCCACTTCTCCGCCTGGTCGGTGGCCTCCGGTGCCACCGTCACGGCCGGGCAGCGGATCGGCTCGACCGGCAACACCGGCAACTCGACCGGCCCGCACCTGCACTTCGGGATCCGCACCGGCAGCACCCGCCGCTGCCCGCAGAACTTCCTGCTCGCCCTCTACGACGGCGTCACCCCGCCCGCCGCCAGCAGCCTGCCCACCAGCGGTTGCAGCTACTGA
- a CDS encoding TRM11 family methyltransferase produces MTQYALLISPSSNRVYADASVALTRAELAVFDRAVLGGRLGDITETVLGGARYVTFTADRLDERDVGYLANLSSIYVLFEVTGGLLKPVELRPLDRFDDDLLTIPKYPGKTNEQFTKLLLNVTLLSSAFAPEMLERTFRVLDPLCGRGTTLNQALMYGYDAAGVDHDRADFDAYATYIQTWLKRKRLKHRAESGPVRRNRQVVARRLQVDLAADKESYRAGRTQRLDVVQVDTLRSAEFFRPGTQDLLVADAPYGVQHGSRSTGQRLARSPLALLAEAVPVWAGLLRSGGALGVAWNTQVARRDEAAWVLADAGLEVLADGPYLEFAHRVDQAIVRDILVARKP; encoded by the coding sequence ATGACCCAGTACGCGTTGTTGATTTCCCCGTCGTCGAACCGTGTCTACGCGGACGCGTCGGTGGCGCTCACCCGGGCCGAGTTGGCCGTCTTCGACCGGGCGGTGCTCGGCGGCCGGCTCGGCGACATCACCGAGACCGTGCTCGGGGGCGCCCGCTACGTCACCTTCACCGCGGACCGGCTCGACGAACGCGACGTCGGCTACCTGGCCAACCTGTCGTCGATCTACGTGCTCTTCGAGGTCACCGGCGGGCTGCTCAAGCCGGTCGAGCTGCGCCCGCTGGACCGGTTCGACGACGACCTGCTGACGATCCCGAAATATCCCGGCAAGACCAACGAGCAGTTCACCAAGCTGCTGCTCAACGTGACCCTGCTCTCCTCGGCGTTCGCCCCGGAGATGCTGGAGCGGACGTTCCGGGTGCTCGACCCGCTCTGCGGCCGGGGCACCACGCTCAACCAGGCGCTGATGTACGGCTACGACGCCGCCGGGGTGGACCACGACCGGGCGGACTTCGACGCGTACGCGACGTACATCCAGACGTGGTTGAAACGCAAGCGGTTGAAGCACCGGGCCGAGTCGGGGCCGGTACGCCGCAACCGGCAGGTGGTGGCCCGACGGTTGCAGGTCGACCTCGCCGCCGACAAGGAGTCCTACCGGGCGGGCCGGACCCAGCGGCTGGACGTGGTGCAGGTGGACACGCTCCGCAGTGCCGAGTTCTTCCGGCCCGGCACCCAGGACCTGCTGGTGGCGGACGCCCCGTACGGCGTGCAGCACGGCAGCCGCAGCACCGGGCAGCGGCTGGCCCGCAGCCCGCTCGCCCTGCTCGCCGAGGCGGTGCCGGTCTGGGCCGGTCTGCTCCGGTCCGGTGGGGCGCTCGGCGTCGCCTGGAACACCCAGGTGGCCCGCCGGGACGAGGCGGCCTGGGTGCTCGCCGACGCGGGCCTGGAGGTGCTGGCCGACGGCCCGTACCTGGAGTTCGCGCACCGGGTCGACCAGGCGATCGTCCGGGACATCCTGGTCGCCCGAAAGCCCTGA
- a CDS encoding M64 family metallopeptidase, protein MRLTASRRPTFATLAALALVAGTLSLAEPGRAAAEPEVGSARLVPLQVTGPASERLNLILLGDGYTAAELPKFHADVDRHMNVQWSIEPYRSYRNYFNVYVIEIVSGESGIRCDPDDDPPDPDRITPLGLHYADGCTNPLARGITFQQYGTQALNRYLQQLVAPLGVTASNRQILAIANTDTYGGIGGTNATTSGGAPQGPLISPHELGHSLGQLQDEYPYSNRPDPGGPYCTDDCAEPNSRHHTRLTEQQMVDQQAKWWRWLGEESESGGTIGRYESGMYATSGVWRPSEHSIMRWIGFHYDQVSREIMTQRISGRRDTNAMALSATPTDRPVGRTDVLWVETQHPVYHELDVRWTVNGVAVPETQNSRNLDLADLGVRPGDMVRVTVSDPTGFVRDPAIRNGPALTQSRQWTVGAEPSPPSEVAVAFTASTPTGERAVGGQDVVYVETTHPVDRVLDVTWRLDGRVLPNPHNSRNLDLGALRLAPGSYRLTATVTDPAAPDGDSETRTWTVDNVEAGTTATLSTPAATLPGETPHHVYFERFTMGLDPTDDRPGFTVGEFRLDRDGWFNYFGWPDAPAGTPFLFTPTGTVVKSLVYGNLGSGGLSKAVFEETEPGYGTHTVEHRAIDAAGNIGSADEFRATVLPGSAPACTRTISGAQAGNLTVASGVTCLRDARVAGRITVRPGASLVVSGGTVAGGISADRAAVVQLLGTTVSGSVQVSGTTGSVTSAGSTLRGAVRLTGNAAGEHGLALVGNRITGALSCTGNGRVADFGARNEIRGLRSGDCARL, encoded by the coding sequence ATGAGACTGACCGCGTCGAGAAGGCCGACATTCGCCACCCTCGCTGCGCTGGCCCTGGTGGCCGGGACGCTGAGCCTGGCCGAGCCCGGTCGGGCCGCCGCCGAGCCCGAGGTGGGCAGCGCCCGGCTCGTCCCGCTCCAGGTCACCGGCCCGGCCAGCGAGCGGCTCAACCTGATCCTGCTCGGCGACGGCTACACCGCGGCCGAGCTGCCGAAGTTCCACGCCGACGTGGACCGGCACATGAACGTGCAGTGGAGCATCGAGCCGTACCGCAGCTACCGCAACTACTTCAACGTCTACGTGATCGAGATCGTCTCCGGCGAGTCCGGCATCCGCTGCGACCCGGACGACGACCCGCCGGACCCGGACCGGATCACCCCGCTCGGGCTGCACTACGCCGACGGCTGCACCAACCCGCTCGCCCGGGGCATCACCTTCCAGCAGTACGGCACGCAGGCGCTGAACCGCTATCTCCAGCAGCTCGTCGCGCCGCTCGGGGTCACCGCCAGCAACCGGCAGATCCTGGCGATCGCCAACACCGACACGTACGGCGGGATCGGCGGCACCAACGCCACCACCTCCGGCGGCGCCCCGCAGGGGCCCCTGATCAGCCCGCACGAGCTGGGGCACTCGCTGGGGCAGCTCCAGGACGAGTACCCGTACTCGAACCGGCCCGACCCCGGCGGGCCGTACTGCACGGACGACTGCGCCGAGCCGAACTCGCGGCACCACACCCGGCTCACCGAGCAGCAGATGGTCGACCAGCAGGCGAAGTGGTGGCGCTGGCTCGGCGAGGAGAGCGAGTCCGGCGGCACGATCGGCCGCTACGAGAGCGGCATGTACGCCACCTCCGGCGTCTGGCGGCCGAGCGAGCACTCCATCATGCGCTGGATCGGCTTCCACTACGACCAGGTCAGCCGGGAGATCATGACGCAGCGGATCTCCGGCCGCCGCGACACCAACGCGATGGCGCTCTCCGCCACCCCCACCGACCGGCCGGTCGGCCGCACCGACGTGCTCTGGGTGGAGACCCAGCATCCGGTCTACCACGAGCTGGACGTGCGCTGGACGGTCAACGGCGTGGCCGTGCCGGAGACGCAGAACAGCCGCAACCTCGACCTCGCCGACCTGGGCGTGCGGCCCGGCGACATGGTACGGGTGACGGTCTCGGATCCGACCGGGTTCGTCCGGGACCCGGCGATCCGCAACGGGCCGGCGCTGACCCAGAGCCGGCAGTGGACGGTCGGCGCCGAGCCGAGCCCGCCGTCGGAGGTGGCGGTGGCGTTCACCGCCTCGACCCCGACCGGCGAGCGCGCGGTCGGCGGCCAGGACGTCGTGTACGTCGAGACGACCCACCCGGTCGACCGGGTCCTGGACGTGACCTGGCGGCTGGACGGCAGGGTGCTGCCGAACCCGCACAACAGCCGCAACCTCGACCTGGGGGCGCTGCGGCTGGCCCCGGGCAGCTACCGGCTCACCGCCACGGTCACCGACCCGGCCGCCCCGGACGGTGACTCGGAGACCCGCACCTGGACGGTCGACAACGTCGAGGCGGGCACCACGGCGACGCTCTCCACGCCGGCCGCCACGCTCCCGGGCGAGACCCCGCACCACGTCTACTTCGAGCGCTTCACCATGGGACTGGACCCGACCGACGACCGGCCCGGGTTCACCGTCGGCGAGTTCCGGCTCGACCGGGACGGCTGGTTCAACTACTTCGGCTGGCCGGACGCCCCGGCCGGTACGCCGTTCCTGTTCACCCCGACCGGCACGGTGGTGAAGTCGCTGGTCTACGGCAACCTCGGCTCGGGCGGCCTCTCCAAGGCGGTCTTCGAGGAGACCGAACCGGGTTACGGCACGCACACCGTGGAACACCGGGCGATCGACGCCGCCGGCAACATCGGCTCGGCGGACGAGTTCCGGGCCACCGTGCTGCCGGGTTCCGCGCCGGCCTGCACCCGGACGATCTCCGGCGCCCAGGCCGGCAACCTGACCGTCGCCAGCGGGGTGACCTGCCTGCGGGACGCCCGGGTGGCGGGCCGGATCACGGTACGCCCGGGGGCCTCGCTGGTCGTCTCCGGCGGGACGGTCGCGGGCGGGATCAGCGCCGACCGGGCCGCGGTGGTGCAGTTGCTCGGCACCACTGTCAGCGGATCGGTGCAGGTCAGCGGGACGACCGGGTCGGTGACGAGTGCCGGCAGTACGTTGCGCGGCGCGGTCCGGCTGACCGGCAACGCGGCCGGCGAACACGGGCTGGCGCTGGTCGGCAACCGGATCACCGGGGCGCTCTCCTGCACCGGCAACGGCCGGGTGGCCGACTTCGGGGCCCGCAACGAGATCCGTGGACTGCGGTCGGGTGACTGCGCCCGGCTCTGA